The Bradyrhizobium sp. WBAH42 genome includes a window with the following:
- a CDS encoding DUF3892 domain-containing protein, translating to MGETPVTSRIRIQCINKTDRQNPHERIKNVVGVNPDGSRWKQSVDATIKEIENGVWEFYVEEEHKANVIVAVHNGHKYIKTRGAGGGGQNDVGGRQLLAYGRGPGRRDNEDAHRAEIVFGVADHVALTDKALCDTDVFAVVMSGDEVAADRVAVFEPERAARDHLFLMREQVFGHGAPLQLNKAF from the coding sequence ATGGGAGAGACCCCAGTGACCAGCCGCATACGAATTCAATGCATCAACAAGACTGACAGGCAGAACCCTCACGAGCGAATCAAAAACGTTGTCGGAGTAAATCCGGACGGGTCCAGGTGGAAGCAATCCGTCGATGCCACGATCAAAGAAATCGAAAACGGTGTATGGGAGTTCTATGTCGAAGAAGAACACAAGGCCAATGTGATCGTGGCCGTCCACAACGGGCACAAGTACATCAAGACGAGGGGGGCAGGCGGCGGCGGACAGAACGACGTAGGCGGGCGGCAGCTTCTTGCCTATGGCCGTGGCCCCGGCCGCCGTGACAACGAAGACGCGCATCGAGCCGAAATCGTGTTTGGGGTTGCGGACCATGTAGCCCTTACCGACAAGGCGCTGTGCGACACCGATGTCTTCGCCGTTGTCATGAGCGGCGACGAAGTTGCGGCTGATCGAGTTGCCGTGTTCGAGCCCGAGCGCGCGGCGCGTGATCATCTTTTCCTGATGCGTGAGCAGGTATTCGGTCACGGCGCTCCCCTTCAGCTGAACAAGGCGTTCTGA
- a CDS encoding globin domain-containing protein, translating into MSDHKANHYEPARLTNDTRAVDLIRMSFDAMWPIRRDIANLCYTRFVELAPDARDLLAGDIERQRMKVLDMITALVASLDERPIFQSLIALSGHKHARLGVQPAHYVAMGEALMWTLKCKVGASFTPELRDCWRTLYVTAQTEMLRSAAKT; encoded by the coding sequence GTGTCAGATCACAAAGCCAATCATTACGAGCCTGCTCGTCTGACCAATGACACCCGAGCGGTCGACCTCATAAGGATGTCGTTTGATGCGATGTGGCCGATCCGTCGTGACATCGCTAATCTATGTTACACACGGTTCGTCGAACTAGCTCCCGATGCAAGAGATTTGCTCGCCGGAGACATCGAGCGGCAACGCATGAAGGTGCTGGATATGATCACCGCGCTGGTCGCCTCGCTCGACGAGAGACCGATCTTCCAATCGCTGATCGCGCTTTCAGGTCACAAACACGCCAGACTTGGCGTTCAGCCAGCGCACTACGTCGCAATGGGAGAGGCCTTGATGTGGACCCTTAAGTGCAAGGTAGGCGCCTCTTTCACCCCGGAGCTGCGGGACTGTTGGCGGACACTTTACGTCACGGCCCAGACCGAGATGCTGCGGTCTGCCGCGAAAACCTAG
- a CDS encoding helix-turn-helix transcriptional regulator, which translates to MTNSETGATPFATPQSLTDWRARFGYSQRQAADAIGCSRGAWAGYEQGDHPIPKYISLAVAAVSL; encoded by the coding sequence ATGACGAATTCAGAGACCGGCGCCACGCCGTTTGCGACGCCGCAATCACTGACCGACTGGCGCGCGCGCTTCGGCTATTCGCAGCGACAGGCCGCCGATGCGATCGGCTGCTCGCGCGGCGCATGGGCCGGTTATGAGCAGGGCGACCATCCGATCCCGAAATACATCTCGCTCGCCGTCGCGGCCGTATCGCTTTGA
- a CDS encoding DUF3141 domain-containing protein, translating to MSDSFQRSNLAQSMEAQHAELEHALTRSPFRHHADRMVQQGAKTINILRFKDIRALNDNYRDEFPFGAVDRASELQAQIYHTIVRPFVRAAVTTFTAQACRHDV from the coding sequence ATGTCTGACTCGTTCCAGCGCTCCAACTTGGCCCAGTCAATGGAAGCGCAACATGCAGAACTCGAGCACGCGCTCACCCGCAGCCCATTCAGACACCACGCTGATCGCATGGTCCAACAGGGCGCGAAGACCATCAACATTCTACGCTTCAAGGACATCCGGGCATTGAACGACAACTATCGCGATGAGTTCCCTTTCGGTGCTGTTGACCGGGCGTCTGAACTTCAGGCACAGATCTATCACACAATCGTCCGCCCCTTCGTCAGAGCTGCAGTCACAACCTTCACGGCCCAAGCTTGCCGACATGATGTATGA
- a CDS encoding Hsp20/alpha crystallin family protein, translated as MANETRLPVTRKASEPAFLPEAWRSLEVLRNEVDRLFEDFFGGDFWRRSFPAHASLGRSVAKKAATSPAVDLSESDKAYESTAELPGLDEKDIEVQVINGGLTIKGEKKEHREEKHKEYYLSERSYGSFTRYFGLPECVEASKIEASVKNGVLRVTLPKNAEAQKPPKKIDVKAT; from the coding sequence ATGGCGAATGAGACGAGACTACCCGTCACCAGGAAGGCTAGTGAGCCCGCGTTTCTTCCTGAAGCATGGCGCTCACTCGAAGTATTGCGCAACGAGGTGGATCGCTTGTTCGAAGACTTCTTTGGCGGCGATTTCTGGCGCCGCTCGTTCCCCGCGCACGCTAGTCTTGGAAGGTCGGTTGCCAAGAAGGCCGCCACAAGCCCCGCAGTGGATCTTAGTGAAAGCGACAAGGCTTACGAGAGCACAGCCGAACTGCCTGGACTCGATGAAAAGGACATAGAGGTTCAGGTCATCAATGGCGGACTGACCATTAAAGGTGAGAAAAAAGAACACAGGGAAGAGAAGCACAAGGAGTACTACCTCTCGGAGCGCAGTTACGGCTCCTTCACGCGCTACTTCGGCTTACCGGAATGTGTGGAGGCCAGTAAGATTGAGGCCTCTGTCAAGAACGGCGTCCTTAGGGTGACCTTGCCGAAAAATGCGGAAGCTCAGAAGCCGCCCAAGAAGATTGACGTCAAAGCAACCTAG
- a CDS encoding YopT-type cysteine protease domain-containing protein: MGLCFSKPHTSDVIVDSPSASRYSISSLSSSSELSSTPSSVRSLFNYRTAELSEANVNGICVGLVAEWLLDLPSSPSSRMRALLPDTEKHRSAASRQEQYEKLKAQLINDGADGGNLQARSTTLRKAGLEPFAEDTRYRFDASSCIEIVKEITKDESIYLVRMGFAGGGAHIIATVTSNGATTLFDPNYGEFDVPSGRLGGLFKSLAERYRSPPNNLELSTVATQRISTVATQRMM; the protein is encoded by the coding sequence ATGGGGCTCTGCTTCAGCAAGCCGCATACCTCAGATGTAATCGTTGATAGTCCAAGCGCCTCGCGCTACAGCATATCCTCTCTGTCCTCCAGCTCGGAGTTATCCTCGACTCCTAGCTCCGTTCGCTCTCTATTCAATTACAGGACTGCTGAATTGTCCGAAGCCAATGTCAACGGAATCTGTGTTGGATTGGTAGCGGAATGGCTCCTTGACCTCCCAAGTAGCCCGTCATCCCGAATGAGGGCTCTGCTCCCGGACACTGAAAAGCACCGCTCAGCAGCAAGCCGGCAGGAACAGTACGAAAAGCTCAAGGCTCAATTGATAAACGATGGGGCGGACGGGGGCAACCTCCAAGCAAGAAGCACAACGTTACGCAAGGCTGGCCTAGAGCCGTTCGCTGAAGACACGCGATATAGGTTTGATGCATCTTCGTGCATTGAGATCGTGAAGGAGATCACCAAGGATGAGTCCATATATTTGGTCAGGATGGGTTTCGCCGGAGGTGGCGCCCACATTATTGCGACAGTGACGTCGAATGGAGCGACGACCCTCTTTGATCCAAACTATGGCGAATTTGATGTTCCGTCGGGTCGGCTCGGAGGGTTGTTCAAGAGTCTTGCGGAGCGCTACAGGAGCCCCCCGAACAACCTTGAACTATCGACTGTCGCCACACAAAGGATATCGACTGTCGCCACACAAAGGATGATGTGA